In Aegilops tauschii subsp. strangulata cultivar AL8/78 chromosome 3, Aet v6.0, whole genome shotgun sequence, one genomic interval encodes:
- the LOC109739382 gene encoding VQ motif-containing protein 4, with translation MEATTQERPAPPPPSPSSVQMQLPHAAADPSNPFPTTFVQADTTSFKQVVQILTGTPETAAAAAAGGAAGAPAAKPAPTPTGPKKPAFKLYERRGSMKSLKMLCPLLPAAFAAGGSGGCSGFSPRGFSPRGLEVLSPSMLDFPSLALGSPVTPLPPLPGSREAAAAEDRAIAEKGFYLHPSPRGNASGRGDLTPPPRLLPLFPLQSPTRQ, from the coding sequence ATGGAGGCAACCACCCAGgagcgccccgcgccgccgccgccgtcgccgtcgtcggtGCAGATGCAGCTGCCGCATGCGGCCGCCGACCCGTCCAACCCTTTCCCGACCACCTTCGTGCAGGCCGACACCACCTCTTTCAAGCAGGTCGTGCAGATCCTCACCGGCACCCCGGAGaccgcggccgcggcggcggcggggggcgcggcgGGCGCGCCGGCGGCTAAGCCGGCGCCCACGCCGACCGGGCCCAAGAAGCCGGCCTTCAAGCTCTACGAGCGGCGGGGCAGCATGAAGAGCCTGAAGATGCTCTGCCCGCTCCTccccgccgccttcgccgccgGCGGCTCCGGTGGCTGCAGCGGGTTCTCCCCGCGGGGGTTCTCGCCGCGCGGGCTGGAGGTGCTGTCGCCGAGCATGCTGGACTTCCCGTCGCTGGCGCTGGGGAGCCCCGTGACGCCGCTCCCGCCGCTGCCGGGGTCGCGGGAGGCCGCCGCGGCCGAAGACCGCGCCATCGCCGAGAAGGGGTTCTACCTCCACCCGTCCCCGCGCGGCAATGCCAGCGGCCGCGGCGACCTGACGCCGCCGCCCAGGCTGCTCCCGCTCTTCCCCTTGCAGTCGCCCACCCGGCAGTGA